CGGAGCTGCGCTCGCCGCGCGCCCGGTTGCCGATCTGGTCGTGGTTCTGCAGGTAGCCGAGGAGCTGCCAGCCCGCAACGCCCTCCGGCGCGCGGCCGTGCCGCCTGCCGCGGACGACGGAGTGCTGACCGGTGTAGACATAGCCCTCGCGCAGTGCGGTCGCGAGGTCGTCGATCCCCGCGGCGAAGTCGGCGTAGTAGCCGGCCGTCTCCCCGGTGAGCGTGACGTGCAACGCGTGGTGGAAGTCGTCGCTCCACTGCGCGTCGATCCCGTACCCGTACCTCGCCCTGCTCGTGATGACACGCGGGTCGCCGAGGTCGGACTCCGCGACGAGGAACCTGGCGCGGCCGGTGCGCGCCGCCAGCGCCTCGACCGCGACCGTGAGCTCCTCGAGCAGGTGCGTCGCGGACCGGTCGACGAACGCGTGGACGGCGTCGATGCGCAGGCCGTCGAGGTGGAAGTCGCGCAGCCACATCAGCGCGTTGTCGACGAGGTACGCGCGGACGTCGTCGGATCCGGGACCGTCGAGGTTGACGGCGGGTCCCCAGGGCGTGGTGTACGTGTCGGTGAGGTACGGGCCGAAGTCGACGAGGTAGGCGCCGTCGGGACCGAGATGGTTGTAGACGACGTCGAGGGCGACGCCGAGACCCTTCGCGTGGCAGGCGTCGACGAACGCCTTGAGGGCGTCGGGACCGCCGTACGGCTCGTGCACCGCGTACGGCGCCGCGACGTCGTACCCCCAGCCGCGGATGCCGGGGAACGCGTGGACGGGAAGCAGCTCGACGACGTCGACGCCGAGGGCGACCAGGTGGTCGAGCCGCTCGGCCGCGGCGGCGAACGTGCCCTCGGCGGTGAACGTGCCGACGTGCAGCTCGTACACCACCGCGCCGGGAAGCGCGAGCCCACGCCAGTCCTCGTCGGCCCAGTCGTACGCACGCTGGTCGTAGACACGGTTGAGTCCGTGCACGCCGTCGGGCAGCCACACGCCGCGCGGGTCGGGTCGCGGGTCGCCGTCGTCGACCACGAATCCGTAGGACGTGCCCGCCTCGAGACCGGGCAGCTCGACCTCCCACCAGCCGGCGTCCCCGGACACGGTCATCGGGCGGCGACCGTCGTCGAGACGCACGGCGACGGTGGTCGCATTCGGTGCCCAGACACGGAGGTTCGTCATTCCGGGCAGGAGCATTTCACAGGTCGTCCGCCTCGCGATCAGGGGTGGAGAAGGGTCACGGGAAGGTCGGCGAACAATGTGTCGAGCCGCGTACCGCCCGCGTGTGACCGACCGGTGAAGGCGTCGGTCCACGTCCCCTCGGGGAGGTCGACGGACGTGTCCCGCCAGCCGCCCGACCTGGCGAGCCGCACGGGCAGGCGGGGTACCACGACGATGGCGCCACCGCGGTCGAACGCGATCGCATGGTCGGCGGCGGGCCCGGTGACGGCCAGCGGGGCGTACCCGGCGAAGAGGTCGGGACGGTCGCGTCGCAGCCGCAGGACGCGGCTCACGACGTGCACTTTGGCCACGTCGGGATCGTCGCGCCATGCGGGTGGCGCGGACCCGCGGTCGAGCGCGGCGAGCAGCCCGCCGAGCCGGCCGTAGTCGACCTGCCTGCGGTTGTCGGGGTCGACGAGGGCGAGGTGGAGGGCCTCCGCACCCTGGTAGCAGTCGGGCACGCCGGGCATGGTGAGCTGCAGCACCTTGTGCGCGAGCATGCTGCAGGCCCAGGGCTCCCGAAGATCGGCGACGAACGCCTCCACCGCCGCCCGGGTCGCCGGGTCGGCGAGCACGGCCTCCGCGTACCCGAGGACGGCCTCCTCGTAGCCGGGATCGGGAGCGAGCCAGGACGTCCGGCGCTTGGCCTCGCGGCAGGCCTTGCGCAGGTACGCGGTGAGCCGTTCCGGCGTCAACGGCCAGGTACCCGCGAGGGTCTGCCAGAACAGCGCCGAGGTCGGACCGTCGAGCACGTCCGCCGGACCCGAGGCGTGCCGGCCGGCGAGGAACCGTGCCCAGACGTCCGGCACCTCGCTCAGCAGGGCGAGGCGGGCACGCACGTCCTCGCTGCGCTTGGTGTCGTGGGTCGACAGGGTCGTCATCGTGCCGGCCGGCAGGTGCTGCGCGAAGCGGTGGAACCGCGCGACCGAGCCGACATCCGGGTGTCCGGGGTCGCCGCCGACCTCGTTGCGCGATACGAGCACGTGCCACCGGTAGAACGCCGTGTCCTCGACGCCCTTGGCCGTGAGCGCGCTCGACAGTTGCTGGAACCTGACCACCACCTCGCCGGCGGGGACGTCGGACAGCCGGCCGAGCACGAGGTCGGCGAGATCACGCAGCACCGGCGCGAGAACGGGGTCGGCGGACTCCGCCCGCTGCCTGGCCCGTTCGACGACCTCGGTGTCGACCGCGGACGGCTGCTCGCCGGGGACGACGTACGTGCGGTACACCGGCATGGCGACGAGCAACTCGTCGAGTGCACGCGCCAGCAGGTCCTCGTCGTGCGCGGGCAGGCAGGGCCCCACCAGCGCCGCCAGCCGGGCGCGTTCGGCGGTCAGCACCTCGCCGAGCACGTCCCGCTTCGCCTCGGCCGCCACCGCGTCCCAGCCGCGATGCTCGCCGGTCACGTCCTCGTGCAGTCGCGTCAGCGCGTCGAGGCCGGGCGCGTCGAGGAACACGTCGTCGACGGCGCGCAGCACGTCGTAGCCGCTCGTGCCGTCGCAGGGCCAGTCGGCCGGCAGCGCCTCGTCGACGCCGAGGATCTTCTCGACGACGACCCACGCGTCCGGAGCGGCGGCACGGAGCCGGCGCAGGTAGCCACGCGGATCGGCGAGCCCGTCGGGGTGGTCGACCCGCAGACCCTGGATGTCGCCCGCCGCGACGAGGTCGAGCAGCAGCCGGTGGGTCTCCTCGAACACCTCGGCATCCTCGACGCGCAGCCCGATGAGGCCGGACACGTCGAAGAACCTCCGGTAGTTCAGCCGGTCGACGGGATCGGACCAGAGGGCCAGGGCGTAGTGCTGCGCATGGACGACGTCGGGCCAGGGCAGCCCGCCGGTGCCGTCGGCGATCGGGTACTCGTGCTCGTGGTACCTGAGCAGGTCGCCGTCGCGGACGAGCTCGCCGTTGGCGACGGCCTGGTCGAGGCCGGTGCCGAGGACCGGCAGCACGAGCCTGCCGTCGTCATCCGCCCAGTCGACGTCGAACCACCGCGCGTAGGGCGACGACGGGCCGTCACGCAGCACCGACCAGAGGGCCGGGTTGGTCGACTCGGGAGCCGGGACTGCCATGTGGTTGGGCACGATGTCGACCACGCAGCCGAGGCCGTGCTCGCGCAGCGAGCCCTGGAGCACCCGCCAGCCGTCCGCGCCGCCCCGCTCGCGCGACAGCCGGCCGTGGTCGACCACGTCGTACCCGTGTCGCGAGCCGAGAGCCGACTCCAGGACGGGCGACAGGTAGACGTGCGTGACGCCCAGGCTCGCCAGGTACGGGACGATCGCCGCGGTGTCGCGGAAGCCGAAGTCGGCCGTGAGCTGGATCCGGTACGTCGACACCGGCGTCGCCACGGTCGTGCTCCTTCGCCTGTCGCCCTTCGCTGCGGTTTCCGCAGGTCCTCAGGTCCTTCGCAGCACGATCATCGACCGTGCCTCGACGTCGATCTGCTGTCCCGCCTTCGTGGTCGGCCGGTAGGTGCCGCTCGGCGTCGCCGTGTCGATCTCGACCTCCCAGGTCTCGCCGAAGCTCTTGTCCGGCAGGGTGAAGGTGAGGTCCTGGTCGTGGGCGTTGAACATCAGCAGGAACGAGTCGTCGCGCACTTTCTCGCCGTACGCGTCGGGCTCGGTGAGCGCGTCGCCGTTGAGGAAGACGCTCAGCGTCTGGCTGAACCCGTCGTTCCAGTCGGTGTCGGTCATCTCCTCGCCGCCGGCGGTGAACCAGGTGATGTCGCGCAGTCCGTCCGGGGTGCCGCGCACCCGCCGGCCCTGGAAGAAGCGGCGGCGCCGGAACACCGGGTGCTCGTGGCGCAGCGCGACGAGGCGGCGGGTGAAGTCGAGCAGCTCGGTGTCGCGGTCCTCGAGGTCCCAGTCGATCCAGGTGATCTCGTTGTCCTGCGCGTAGCCGTTGTTGTTGCCGCCCTGCGAACGCCCGATCTCGTCGCCGTGCGAGAGCATGGGGGTGCCCTGCGAGAGCAGCAGCGTCGCGAGGAAGTTGCGCTTCTGCTTGGCGCGCAACCCGAGGATGTCGGGATCGTCAGTGGGACCCTCGGCGCCGTGGTTCCACGACCGGTTGTCGTCCGTGCCGTCGCGGTTGTCCTCGCCGTTGGCCTGGTTGTACTTGTGGTCGTACGAGACGAGGTCGTCGAGGGTGAAGCCGTCGTGGCAGGTGACGAAGTTGATGGACGCGAACGGGCGCCGGCCGCTCGACTCGTACAGGTCGCTCGACCCGCAGATGCGCGACGCGAACTCGGGCACGTTCGGGGTCTGTCCCCGCCAGAAGTCGCGCACGGTGTCGCGGTAGCGGCCGTTCCACTCGGTCCAGCCCGGCGGGAAGTTGCCGACCTGGTAGCCGCCTTCGCCGACGTCCCACGGCTCGGCGATCAGCTTCACCTGGGAGACCACGGGGTCCTGTTGCACCAGGTCGAAGAACGCCGACAGTTTGTCGACGTCGTGCAGCTCCCTGGCCAGCGCGGACGCGAGGTCGAAGCGGAACCCGTCGACGTGCATCTCGGTGACCCAGTAGCGCAGCGAGTCCATGATGAGCTGCAACGTGTTGGGGTTGCGGACGTTGAGGCTGTTGCCGGTGCCCGTGTAGTCCATGTAGTAGCGGGGGTCGTCGTCGAGCAGCCGGTAGTACGCGGCGTTGTCGAGACCGCGGAAGCACAGGGTCGGTCCCTTGTGGTTGCCCTCGCCGGTGTGGTTGTAGACCACGTCGAGGATCACCTCGATGCCGGCGGCGTGCAGCGCCTGCACCATCTGCTTGAACTCCTGCACCTGCTCGCCGGCCTCACCGGCGAAGCCGTACCTGTTGTGCGGAGCGAGGTAGCCGATCGTGTCGTAGCCCCAGTAGTTGGTCTTGCCGTGCTTCTGCTGCTCCTCGGTCACCACGAACTGGTGCACCGGCATCAGCTCGACGGCGGTCACCCCGAGGGAGGTGAAGTGCTCGACGATCGCCGGGTGCCCCAGCGCCGCGTAGGTGCCCCTGAGGTCCTCGGGCACGCCCGGGTGCCGGACGGTGAGGCCCTTGACGTGCGTCTCGTAGATCACTGACTCGTTGTACGGGGTCTTCGGGTTGCGGTCGTCGGCCCAGTCGAAGTAGGGGTTCACCACGACGGAGCGCATCGTGTACGGCGCGCTGTCGTCATCGTTGCGTGCCGCCGGTTGGTCGAGTCGGTGCGCGAAGACGGCGGGCTCCCACTCGATACCGCCCTCGATCGCCTTGGCGTACGGGTCGAGCAGCAGCTTCGCCGGGTTGCAGCGCTGCCCCTTGGCCGGGTCCCAAGGCCCGTGGACCCGATAGCCGTACCGCTGTCCAGGACCGATGCCGGGCATGTAGCCGTGCCACGTGTACCCGTCGACCTCGGTGAGCTCGTGCCTGGTCTCGGAGCCGCCGTCGTCGAAGAGGCAGAGCTCGACCCGCTCCGCGACCTCGGAGAACACGGCGAAGTTCGTGCCCGCACCCGTGTAGGTCGCGCCACGCGGATACGGCTGTCCTGGCCAGACGGTCATGCCGCGAGACTAGCCGGTCCGCCGCTGTCCGCGATCGTCCGTGGACGGGACGTAACGGTCACCTCTCGCCGTGCTAAGGGGTGGCCGCGCGGGCGATGATCGCCTCGGTGTCGACGCCGCGGGGGAGGGTGCCGAACGTGTGACCCCAGTCACCCCCGAGGCGTGTGGCGCAGAACGC
This genomic interval from Streptosporangiales bacterium contains the following:
- the glgX gene encoding glycogen debranching protein GlgX — translated: MTVWPGQPYPRGATYTGAGTNFAVFSEVAERVELCLFDDGGSETRHELTEVDGYTWHGYMPGIGPGQRYGYRVHGPWDPAKGQRCNPAKLLLDPYAKAIEGGIEWEPAVFAHRLDQPAARNDDDSAPYTMRSVVVNPYFDWADDRNPKTPYNESVIYETHVKGLTVRHPGVPEDLRGTYAALGHPAIVEHFTSLGVTAVELMPVHQFVVTEEQQKHGKTNYWGYDTIGYLAPHNRYGFAGEAGEQVQEFKQMVQALHAAGIEVILDVVYNHTGEGNHKGPTLCFRGLDNAAYYRLLDDDPRYYMDYTGTGNSLNVRNPNTLQLIMDSLRYWVTEMHVDGFRFDLASALARELHDVDKLSAFFDLVQQDPVVSQVKLIAEPWDVGEGGYQVGNFPPGWTEWNGRYRDTVRDFWRGQTPNVPEFASRICGSSDLYESSGRRPFASINFVTCHDGFTLDDLVSYDHKYNQANGEDNRDGTDDNRSWNHGAEGPTDDPDILGLRAKQKRNFLATLLLSQGTPMLSHGDEIGRSQGGNNNGYAQDNEITWIDWDLEDRDTELLDFTRRLVALRHEHPVFRRRRFFQGRRVRGTPDGLRDITWFTAGGEEMTDTDWNDGFSQTLSVFLNGDALTEPDAYGEKVRDDSFLLMFNAHDQDLTFTLPDKSFGETWEVEIDTATPSGTYRPTTKAGQQIDVEARSMIVLRRT
- the treZ gene encoding malto-oligosyltrehalose trehalohydrolase; the encoded protein is MTNLRVWAPNATTVAVRLDDGRRPMTVSGDAGWWEVELPGLEAGTSYGFVVDDGDPRPDPRGVWLPDGVHGLNRVYDQRAYDWADEDWRGLALPGAVVYELHVGTFTAEGTFAAAAERLDHLVALGVDVVELLPVHAFPGIRGWGYDVAAPYAVHEPYGGPDALKAFVDACHAKGLGVALDVVYNHLGPDGAYLVDFGPYLTDTYTTPWGPAVNLDGPGSDDVRAYLVDNALMWLRDFHLDGLRIDAVHAFVDRSATHLLEELTVAVEALAARTGRARFLVAESDLGDPRVITSRARYGYGIDAQWSDDFHHALHVTLTGETAGYYADFAAGIDDLATALREGYVYTGQHSVVRGRRHGRAPEGVAGWQLLGYLQNHDQIGNRARGERSSALLSPGLQQVAAALVLTAPFTPMLFMGEEWGASTPWQYFTDHGDTAIADLVRSGRRAEFAGFGWRPEDVPDPQDPATFTRSTLDWSEVDREPHRSLLAWHRKLIALRRRVPELASGRLGDAHVDHADDGSWLVVRRGDVVVAANLGPDRRQVLVGGAPTHVLAASERGWSFRNGSIDLPGESVAIATIR
- the treY gene encoding malto-oligosyltrehalose synthase, coding for MATPVSTYRIQLTADFGFRDTAAIVPYLASLGVTHVYLSPVLESALGSRHGYDVVDHGRLSRERGGADGWRVLQGSLREHGLGCVVDIVPNHMAVPAPESTNPALWSVLRDGPSSPYARWFDVDWADDDGRLVLPVLGTGLDQAVANGELVRDGDLLRYHEHEYPIADGTGGLPWPDVVHAQHYALALWSDPVDRLNYRRFFDVSGLIGLRVEDAEVFEETHRLLLDLVAAGDIQGLRVDHPDGLADPRGYLRRLRAAAPDAWVVVEKILGVDEALPADWPCDGTSGYDVLRAVDDVFLDAPGLDALTRLHEDVTGEHRGWDAVAAEAKRDVLGEVLTAERARLAALVGPCLPAHDEDLLARALDELLVAMPVYRTYVVPGEQPSAVDTEVVERARQRAESADPVLAPVLRDLADLVLGRLSDVPAGEVVVRFQQLSSALTAKGVEDTAFYRWHVLVSRNEVGGDPGHPDVGSVARFHRFAQHLPAGTMTTLSTHDTKRSEDVRARLALLSEVPDVWARFLAGRHASGPADVLDGPTSALFWQTLAGTWPLTPERLTAYLRKACREAKRRTSWLAPDPGYEEAVLGYAEAVLADPATRAAVEAFVADLREPWACSMLAHKVLQLTMPGVPDCYQGAEALHLALVDPDNRRQVDYGRLGGLLAALDRGSAPPAWRDDPDVAKVHVVSRVLRLRRDRPDLFAGYAPLAVTGPAADHAIAFDRGGAIVVVPRLPVRLARSGGWRDTSVDLPEGTWTDAFTGRSHAGGTRLDTLFADLPVTLLHP